TTGATGTGGCATCGGTATCGATTCCGCTCGGCTTCAGGCCGGGGCCGGAGATCTTCGAGGCGCCTGATCCCTGTCATGACCTTGTGCGTCGCATTGCCGACGCCACCGGGAGGGAGGAGAACGCGGTGATCGCCGAGATGAACGGTGTGATCGACGGTGAATTTGACGGGCATCTCAGGGCCGGCGCCGCCGCCGTGCTTCTGGCCCGCCGCTACAACGTGACGTGGTCGGATCTCCTTCCTGCGATCCGTGAGGGTGTGCTCGAGGAGAGGTGAGGCTCCGGGCGGACCGGCAGACCTGATACTATTATTTTACGCCACGGCTGCTCTGCTGAGGGTGTGGCAGGAAAAAACAGAGTGCCGCCTGATTTCAAGGCGGCGATCGGTGTTGGGCGGGTGCGCCGGGCACCTTATTCTGCGGCTTCTGCCTCTTCGGTCTTGCCGAGGAGTGTGTCCA
The sequence above is drawn from the Methanofollis fontis genome and encodes:
- a CDS encoding DUF2240 family protein, whose product is MSLKITVAAPFKQMHRAEMDRNQFVFFLALDRKWMNVDQANAVLRLAASSGLVEIENGKVFPAFDVASVSIPLGFRPGPEIFEAPDPCHDLVRRIADATGREENAVIAEMNGVIDGEFDGHLRAGAAAVLLARRYNVTWSDLLPAIREGVLEER